Sequence from the Deferribacter autotrophicus genome:
TGGGAAAAAAGTGGTTTTTGTGGGCGGGGGAAAGGTGGCCAGTAGAAAAATCAGATCTCTGCTTACACTCTCAATGCCTGCAATTACGGTTGTTTCTGATAGCATTGATGATAGTTTAAAAAAACTCTGTGATGAAGATAAGATTTATTGGATACAATCAAAATTTGATGAAAATGTTATAGATGAAAAATTTGATTTTGCCTTTATTTGTACAAATGATAAAGAGACTAATGAAAGGGCAGCTGATTTTTTTATAAAAAAAGGAATTCCTGTAAATGTCTGTGATGATAAGGAACTTTCAACATTTTTCATGCCTGCAGTGTTTGAAGAGAAAGATTTTGTAGTTGCGATTTCTACAAAAGGTAAATCCCCTACTGATTCTAAAGAAGTAAAGGAGCTATTAAAAAATTGTCTGAAGAAAAGAAGTTGAAAACTGGGATTACAACAGGCACGGCTGCCACAGCAGCAGCAAAAGGAGCTTTAATAAAAATTTTGAAAGGTGTGATTCCTGATAAGGTGGATGTTGTTTTGCCTGATAAAAGAATTTTGGAAATTCCGTTGATTTTGAAGAATGATATGGTAGGTGTAAAGAAGTGGAGTGGGGATGATCCTGATGTGACGGATGGAATTGAAATATTTGCAAAGGTGGATTTCACTAAAGATGATGGTGTGGTTCAGATAAAAGGTGGAGAAGGTGTAGGGGTGGTAACTAAACCGGGCTTGCAGATAAAAGTTGGAGAGGCTGCCATAAACCCTGTACCAAGGCGAATGATTGAAGAGAACTTGAAGCCTCTTTTACCAGAAGGGGTTGGGGTAGAAGTAACCATCATAGTACCTGATGGTGTCAAAATAGCTGAGAAGACATTTAATAGCAGACTGGGAATTGTGGGTGGGATTTCGATAATAGGTACTACAGGGATTGTAAAGCCTATGAGTTTAGAAGCTTTAATCCAGACAATAAAATGCGAGATAGATGTTTTGCTTGCCTCAAAAGTAAAGGATATCTGGTTGGTGCCTGGAAATATTGGGGAAAAGTGTTTAAAAGCTTTTATGGATGTAGAGACAGTTATTGTAAGCAATTATTTTGAGGATGCATTAAATTATTTAAGAGAGAGGCAGGTTGAAAAAGTTGGTGTGGCAGGTCATCCAGGGAAAATTGCAAAACTTGCCATGGGTTATTTCAATACTCATTCAAAAAATTCACCTCAGGCAAATAGTTATATAAAAAAAGTTTTAAATGTAGACGACGATTTTAATACTGTGGAAGAGATTTGCGGCAAGTACTGTTTTGATAAAATAGCTGAAGAAGTTAGTAAAAAAGTGAAAGAGCGTTATGGGTTTTCAAAAGTGGATGTGGTACTTTTTGATATGAAATGCAGGTTGGTGGGGAAATTCTATGATTAAAAAAAATATTTATATCATTTCTGCCGGATGTGGAGATAAGGAATATCTTACTTTGAAGGCGGTTAGAATTGTAGAAAAAATGGATTATCTTATAGGACCTGAAAGGTTTAAAGATTTTTTTCCACAGAAAAAATATATTGTTACCAAAAGAGTTGTGGAAGATACTGTTAAAATTATAGAAAATGATGTAGAAAACCTGGTTGGTGTGGTGGTGTCCGGTGATGCAGGTTTTTTTTCCTTAGCAAAAATTCTATATAAAAAATTTAGTGGACGTATTGCTGAGGTAGTGCCTGGGATATCCAGTATGCAAGCAGCCATGGCAAGACTTTGTAAATCCTATGAGAATGTGGAATTTTTTTCTATACATGGGAGAGACAATGATACTTGGGAGTTGTTGAAGGAGAAAATATCATTTTGCCTAAATTTTAATCACAACCTTTACATCCTTTGTGATAACAGCAATTCCGCTTTGGAAATATTGAAGAAAAATATATATCTTATTGATAAATTTAGAGTATTTGTTGTTAATGATGTAGGGATGGATACGGAGAAGATTGTAGAAGTGGATTCTTTGGAGAGAATTAAACAAGAATCCTTGAATCTTCATGCACTGTATTTGGAGGTAAAATGATAGATAAAAAGGTATATTTCATCGGAGCAGGCCCGGGGGATGCAGAGCTGATTACATTAAAGGGGTATAATATATTGAAACATGCAGATGTTGTGATTTATGCAGGTTCCCTTGTGAATAAAGAGATTTTAAAATATGCCCCTGCTAATGCCGAGTTTTTTGACTCTTCATCCATGAATCTGGATGAAATTGTGGATAAAATGTATAAATCTTTTAAAACCGGTAAAATTGTTGTTCGTTTGCATACCGGTGATCCATCCATATATGGTGCTACTTACGAGCAAATGATAGAGCTTGATAAATTGGGGGTACCGTATGAAGTAGTACCCGGAGTTACTTCTCTTTTTGCTGCTGCGGCTAAGTTGAAAGTCGAATTAACAGCACCAGATATATCTCAGACTATTGTTATTAGTAGAGTGGAAGGAAGAACTGGAGTACCGGAAAATGAGGCTCTTGACAGGCTTCTTTCTCACGGTGGAACTTTTGTGTTTTATCTTTCAGCTAAAAATGTGGAAAAGATTAAAGATAAGTTTTTGGAAAAAGGGTGGAGTAATGATACACCTGTGGCCATATGCTACAAGGTAAGCTGGGATGATGAAAAAATAATAAATTGCACGATAGAGAATTTGCCTGACAAAATGGAAAAAGAAGGTATTCGTAAGCATGCCTTAATAATTGTGGGAAATGTTTTGGATAAATCTTTGATTAAACAATATTCAAAACTTTATGATAAGGATTTTGAACATGAATACAGAAAAAAAGGTAGCCGTAATAGCGATAACTAAAAAAGGGTGTATTCTTGGAAGGTTGATTAGTTTACAACTTAAAGCAGATTTTTTTGTGCCTGAAAAATTCTTCCCTGAATTTGGTGATAAATCTTTTGATTCTCTAAAAGAGGTATTTGCACACTGTTTTAGTTATTATGAGGGAGTCGTGGCTGTTATGGCACAGGGGATTGTTTCCAGGATGATAGATGGTTTATTAAAAGATAAATTCAGTGATCCTGCGGTGGTTGTTTGTGATGAGGTTGGCAGGTTTGCTATCAGCATGTTATCAGGACATGAGGGTGGAGCAAATGAACTCACTTTTCTGGTTAGTTCCATAACGGGAGCTGAGCCTGTGATAACAACAGCCAGTGAGGCTAATAAGATTTATGTGGCAGGTGTGGGGTGTAGAAAAGGGGTATCCAAAGAAAAAGTGATAGATGCCATTAAAGAAGCGGCAAAGCTTGCCAATATAAACTTGAGTGATTTAAGGGTTATAGCATCCTGCTGGCATAAGATAAATGAGGAGGGATTATTAGAAGCTGCAGAGGAGCTTGGGTGTTATATCCGTTTTCTACCTAAACATTTATATGAGAACGATCTGTACAATTTTAAAGAGAGTAGTGCAAATAAATATCTGGGGATAAAAGGTGTGGCAGAGCCTTCTGCACTGCTATCAGCAAGAAATCCGGAGCTTGTTTTGAGAAAGACCATTTTTGATAAGGTCACAGTGGCCATTGTGAAAGAGAGGTTGATAAATGGGTAAGCTGTTTGTGGTAGGTGTAGGACCAGGCGGTATTGATTTGATAAGTGAAAGAGGTGTTCTTGCAATAAAGAAAAGTAATTTGATTTGTGGCTACAAAAGATATGTGGAGTTGATTACAGATTTAATTAATGGGAAGGAAATTTTCACAAATAGTATGAAAGGTGAAATGGAAAGAGTAAAATTTGCCATAAATAGAGCGAAAAGGGGTGATACCGTTTCTCTTGTTTGTGGTGGTGATGCATCTTTGTATTCTTTGGCTTCTCTTGTTTTTGAGATGAGCGATGGTTTTGAAAATATTGAGGTTATACCAGGGATAACTGCTGCAATGGCAGCTAGTGCGAAGCTTGGTGCACCCATTTGTGAAGATATTGTGTTTTTATCCCTTTCAGATCTCTTAACCCCCTGGAAGGTAATAGAAAAAAGAGTGGATGCCATCAATTTTGGAGACTTTGTTACTGCTATTTACAATCCCAGAAGTAAAAAACGAAAAGATTATTTAAAATTTGTATTGGAAAAGTTTTATCAAGAGAGAGGAGATTTGATTTGTGGAGTGGTGAAAAATTGTGAAAGAGAAGATGAAGAAGTTAAGATTTGGCGTATTAGTGAATTTGAATACGATTTTGTTGATATGTCAACCATCATTATTGTAGGTAACACTAAGACTTATCTTGAAAATGATAAAATGATTACTCCCAGAGGTTATTTGGATAAATACAAAGAGTTCAATGTTCAAAGTTCAGGGTTCAAAGTTTAATTTCGTGTAAGTGGAGGTGTAGGTGAAAGTGAGCATGCATCCACACCTACACGCCTTGAGGTTGTTGCACAATGAAATTGCTAAATCTAAAACTCACTGATAGATAATAGACTTTTAATTTTTGCACTCTCAGAATAACAACCTTTTCGTCATTCTGAGGGTTAGCGAAGAATCTGTAAAATATCAATTAGTTGTGTTTTACTAAAATGAAACTATGCAACACCCTCTATCTATAATTTTTTGATAGGAAATGATAATCTAAACGTAGTACCTAAACCTAGTTTTGATTTAAAAGTGATGCTTCCTCCTATTTCATTTATAAAAATTTTTACTGCATAAAGTCCTAATCCAGTTCCTTTTTCACCCTTTGTAGTGAAAAATGGTTCAAAAATTTTATTCTGTAAATCTTCAGGAATACCTTTACCTGTATCAGAGATTTCAATTATAAGTTTGTCATTTTTTATATATTTTTTCAGTGTGATTTCACCACTATCTTCTATGGCATCTCTTGCATTTAAAATAAGATTCAGTAAAGTCTGAGTAAATCTTTCCTCATTTAACTCAATTGCTACACCTTTGTCATGTAGAATCATGTTAAATTTAATATTTTTTCCTACTATTTGAGAGAAAAATTCTTTTTTGCTTGTTAGAAAGTTGTCGATAAAAATAAGTTTTTTCCCATTTGAAATTCTTGAAATGTTTAGCAATGATTTTAAAAATGTAGAAGATTCTTCAGAGACCTTAATTATTTTTTTGATTATATCTTTTTGTTCTTCTTTTAGAGTATTATCTATTTTCAAAATAGAAGCATAATTAATAATTACACTTAAGATATTGTTCATATCATGAACCACACTGTTTACAATATTTGAAACAATCTCATCCTTTTGTATTTCATTAATGATCCTTTGCTGCTTAACTTTTAATGTATTATCTAAAAATAATGCTACATAGCATGTTTTGTCAGTTAGAATGATTTTTTT
This genomic interval carries:
- a CDS encoding precorrin-2 dehydrogenase/sirohydrochlorin ferrochelatase family protein, producing the protein MYPLMFKLTGKKVVFVGGGKVASRKIRSLLTLSMPAITVVSDSIDDSLKKLCDEDKIYWIQSKFDENVIDEKFDFAFICTNDKETNERAADFFIKKGIPVNVCDDKELSTFFMPAVFEEKDFVVAISTKGKSPTDSKEVKELLKNCLKKRS
- a CDS encoding cobalamin biosynthesis protein codes for the protein MIRILNMNTEKKVAVIAITKKGCILGRLISLQLKADFFVPEKFFPEFGDKSFDSLKEVFAHCFSYYEGVVAVMAQGIVSRMIDGLLKDKFSDPAVVVCDEVGRFAISMLSGHEGGANELTFLVSSITGAEPVITTASEANKIYVAGVGCRKGVSKEKVIDAIKEAAKLANINLSDLRVIASCWHKINEEGLLEAAEELGCYIRFLPKHLYENDLYNFKESSANKYLGIKGVAEPSALLSARNPELVLRKTIFDKVTVAIVKERLING
- the cbiE gene encoding precorrin-6y C5,15-methyltransferase (decarboxylating) subunit CbiE — protein: MIKKNIYIISAGCGDKEYLTLKAVRIVEKMDYLIGPERFKDFFPQKKYIVTKRVVEDTVKIIENDVENLVGVVVSGDAGFFSLAKILYKKFSGRIAEVVPGISSMQAAMARLCKSYENVEFFSIHGRDNDTWELLKEKISFCLNFNHNLYILCDNSNSALEILKKNIYLIDKFRVFVVNDVGMDTEKIVEVDSLERIKQESLNLHALYLEVK
- the cbiD gene encoding cobalt-precorrin-5B (C(1))-methyltransferase CbiD, producing MSEEKKLKTGITTGTAATAAAKGALIKILKGVIPDKVDVVLPDKRILEIPLILKNDMVGVKKWSGDDPDVTDGIEIFAKVDFTKDDGVVQIKGGEGVGVVTKPGLQIKVGEAAINPVPRRMIEENLKPLLPEGVGVEVTIIVPDGVKIAEKTFNSRLGIVGGISIIGTTGIVKPMSLEALIQTIKCEIDVLLASKVKDIWLVPGNIGEKCLKAFMDVETVIVSNYFEDALNYLRERQVEKVGVAGHPGKIAKLAMGYFNTHSKNSPQANSYIKKVLNVDDDFNTVEEICGKYCFDKIAEEVSKKVKERYGFSKVDVVLFDMKCRLVGKFYD
- the cobM gene encoding precorrin-4 C(11)-methyltransferase; this encodes MIDKKVYFIGAGPGDAELITLKGYNILKHADVVIYAGSLVNKEILKYAPANAEFFDSSSMNLDEIVDKMYKSFKTGKIVVRLHTGDPSIYGATYEQMIELDKLGVPYEVVPGVTSLFAAAAKLKVELTAPDISQTIVISRVEGRTGVPENEALDRLLSHGGTFVFYLSAKNVEKIKDKFLEKGWSNDTPVAICYKVSWDDEKIINCTIENLPDKMEKEGIRKHALIIVGNVLDKSLIKQYSKLYDKDFEHEYRKKGSRNSDN
- the cobJ gene encoding precorrin-3B C(17)-methyltransferase; this translates as MGKLFVVGVGPGGIDLISERGVLAIKKSNLICGYKRYVELITDLINGKEIFTNSMKGEMERVKFAINRAKRGDTVSLVCGGDASLYSLASLVFEMSDGFENIEVIPGITAAMAASAKLGAPICEDIVFLSLSDLLTPWKVIEKRVDAINFGDFVTAIYNPRSKKRKDYLKFVLEKFYQERGDLICGVVKNCEREDEEVKIWRISEFEYDFVDMSTIIIVGNTKTYLENDKMITPRGYLDKYKEFNVQSSGFKV